Below is a window of Escherichia coli DSM 30083 = JCM 1649 = ATCC 11775 DNA.
ATTCCGCACGACCGGTGCCGAGGTTGAAGATGCCGGAAACGCCATTTTCCAGGAACCACAGGTTTACATCTGCCACGTCGCCCACATAGACGAAGTCACGTTTAAAGTTCTCGCTACCTTCGAACAGCTTCGGTGATTCACCGTTATTAAGCTGGGTGTTGAGATGGAAAGCGACGCTCGCCATGCTGCCTTTATGGCCTTCACGCGGTCCATAAACGTTGAAATAACGGAAGCCAACAATCTGTGAGTTCGCTTCAGGCAGGATTTGGCGAACATATTCATCAAACAGGAATTTTGAGTAACCGTAGACATTCAACGGTTTTTCATATTCGCGGGATTCAATAAAGTCGGAGGTGCGTCCACCGTAAGTGGCTGCGGAAGAGGCATACAGGAACGGGATTTCGCGCTCCAGACAGTAGTGCAGCAGCTCTTTGGAGTATTGATAGTTGTTATCCATCATATACTTGCCGTCCCACTCGGTGGTGGAAGAGCACGCGCCTTCGTGGAAAATCGCTTCGACATCGCCGAACTCTTCGCCAGCCATAATCTGGATCAGGAAGTCTTCCTTATCCATATAGTCCGCGATATCCAGATCCACCAGGTTCACAAACTTGGTGCCGTCTTTCAGGTTGTCCACCACCAGAATATCGGTGATGCCTTTATCATTCAGGGCTTTAACGATGTTGCTTCCGATAAAGCCCGCGCCGCCGGTAACGATGATCATAACTGTAACCTTCGAATTATGGAGTCAGAGACAATCTCAGACACGAATACTTCTATCATATCACTACATGACGTTGGCTTCAGCCATTCACCAAAAGTGAGGGGGCTGGACGTTATTTATCCTGAATTTTGCAGAAGTGTTAACGCGTCATCTCGTCGCGACCTATAAGTTTGGGTAATATGTGCTGGAATTTGCCCTGTCTGGAGAATCGCAATGCGTGGAGAATTTTATCAGCAGTTAACCAACGATCTGGAAACCGCACGGGCGGAAGGGTTGTTTAAAGAAGAGCGCATTATTACGTCTGCGCAGCAAGCAGATATCACTGTGGCTGATGGAAGCCACGTCATTAACTTTTGTGCCAACAACTATCTCGGACTGGCGAATCATCCGGATCTGATTGCGGCGGCAAAGGCGGGAATGGATTCTCACGGTTTCGGCATGGCTTCGGTGCGTTTTATTTGCGGCACTCAGGACAGCCATAAAGAGCTTGAACAAAAACTGGCGGCCTTCCTGGGGATGGAAGATGCGATTCTCTACTCTTCCTGCTTTGATGCTAACGGCGGCCTGTTTGAAACGCTGCTGAGCGCGGAGGACGCCATTATCTCCGACGCACTGAACCACGCGTCTATTATTGATGGTGTGCGTCTGTGTAAAGCCAAACGCTATCGTTATGCCAACAACGATATGCAGGAGCTGGAAGCACGTCTGAAAGAAGCGCGTGAAGCCGGTGCGCGTCATGTGCTGATTGCCACCGATGGTGTGTTCTCGATGGACGGCGTGATTGCCAACCTGAAGGGCGTTTGCGATCTGGCAGATAAATACGATGCCCTGGTGATGGTAGACGACTCCCACGCGGTCGGTTTTGTCGGTGAAAATGGTCGTGGTTCCCATGAATACTGCGATGTGATGGGGCGTGTAGACATCATTACCGGTACGTTGGGTAAAGCGTTGGGCGGGGCTTCTGGTGGTTATACCGCGGGGCGCAAAGAAGTGGTTGAGTGGCTGCGCCAGCGTTCTCGTCCGTACCTGTTCTCCAACTCGCTGGCACCAGCGATTGTCGCCGCATCCATCAAAGTACTGGAGATGGTCGAAGCGGGTAGCGAGCTGCGTGACCGTCTGTGGGCGAACGCGCGTCAGTTCCGTGAGCAAATGTCGGCGGCGGGCTTTACCCTGGCGGGAGCCGATCACGCCATTATTCCCGTCATGCTTGGCGATGCGGTAGTGGCGCAGAAATTTGCCCGTGAGCTGCAAAAAGAGGGCATTTACGTCACCGGTTTCTTCTATCCGGTCGTTCCTAAAGGTCAGGCGCGTATTCGTACCCAGATGTCTGCGGCGCATACCCCTGAGCAAATTACGCGTGCAGTAGAAGCATTCACGCGTATTGGTAAACAACTGGGCGTTATCGCCTGAGGGTGTGAGATGAAAGCGTTATCCAAACTGAAAGCGGAAGAGGGCATCTGGATGACCGACGTTCCTGTACCGGAACTCGGGCATAACGATCTGCTGATTAAAATCCGTAAAACAGCCATCTGCGGGACTGACGTTCACATCTATAACTGGGATGAGTGGTCGCAAAAAACCATCCCGGTGCCGATGGTCGTGGGCCATGAATATGTCGGTGAAGTGGTAGGTATTGGTCAGGAAGTGAAAGGCTTCAAGATTGGCGATCGCGTTTCTGGCGAAGGCCATATCACCTGCGGTCACTGTCGCAACTGTCGTGGCGGTCGTACCCATCTGTGCCGCAACACGATCGGCGTCGGTGTTAACCGTCCGGGCTGCTTCGCCGAGTATCTGGTGATTCCGGCGTTCAACGCCTTCAAAATCCCGGACAATATCTCCGACGACCTGGCTTCCATTTTTGATCCCTTCGGTAACGCTGTGCATACCGCGCTGTCGTTCGATCTGGTTGGCGAGGATGTGCTGGTCTCTGGTGCAGGTCCGATAGGTATTATGGCTGCGGCGGTGGCGAAACACGTTGGTGCACGCAATGTGGTGATCACTGATGTTAACGAATACCGCCTTGAGCTGGCACGCAAAATGGGTATCACCCGTGCGGTTAACGTCGCTAAAGAAAACCTTAATGATGTGATGACAGAACTGGGCATGACCGAAGGCTTTGATGTCGGTCTGGAAATGTCCGGTGCGCCGCCAGCGTTTCGTACCATGCTCGACACCATGAACCACGGCGGTCGTATTGCGATGCTGGGTATTCCACCGTCCGATATGTCTATCGACTGGACCAAAGTAATCTTTAAAGGCTTGTTCATTAAAGGTATTTACGGTCGTGAGATGTTTGAAACCTGGTACAAGATGGCGGCGCTGATTCAGTCTGGCCTCGATCTCTCGCCGATCATTACCCATCGTTTCTCTATCGATGATTTCCAGAAGGGCTTTGACGCTATGCGTTCGGGCCAGTCCGGGAAAGTTATTCTGAGCTGGGATTAACACGAACAAGGGCTGGTATTCCAGCCCTTTTGCCTGAGGATAATCCGTTAAATATGTAAAATCCTGTCAGTGTAATCAAGATATCGTAATTGCGCTGATCTCTTATATAGCTGCTCTCATTATCTCTCTACCCTGACGTGACTCTCTCACCGGTAAAAATAATATCTCACAGGCTTAATAGTTTCTTAATACAAAGCCTGTAAAACGTCAGGATAACTTCAGAGGTCGTCGGTAATTTATGATGAACAGCACCAATAAACTTAGTGTTATTATTCCGTTATATAATGCGGGCGATGATTTCCGCACTTGTATGGAATCTTTAATTACGCAAACATGGACTGCTCTGGAAATCATTATTATTAACGATGGTTCAACGGATAATTCTGTTGAAATAGCAAAGCATTACGCAGAAAACTATCCGCACGTTCGTTTGTTGCATCAGGCGAATTCTGGCGCATCGGTGGCGCGTAATCGTGGGATTGAAGTGGCAACGGGAAAATATGTCGCTTTTGTCGATGCTGACGATGAGGTCTATCCCACCATGTACGAAACGCTGATGACCATGGCGTTAGAGGACGACCTCGACGTGGCGCAGTGCAACGCTGATTGGTGTTTTCGTGAAACGGGTGAAACCTGGCAATCCATCCCTACCGATCGCCTTCGCTCAACCGGTGTATTAACTGGTCCGGACTGGCTGCGGATGGGACTTTCTTCCCGCCGTTGGACACACGTGGTCTGGATGGGGGTTTATCGCCGCGATGTTATTGTTAAAAATAACATTAAATTTATTGCCGGATTACATCATCAGGATATTGTCTGGACAACAGAATTTATGTTTAACGCGCTGCGTGCGCGATATACCGAGCAATCATTATATAAATATTATCTGCATAATACGTCAGTGAGTCGGTTGCATAGACAAGGGAATAAAAACCTTAATTATCAACGTCACTATATTAAGATTACCCGCCTGCTGGAGAAATTAAATCGAAATTATGCCGACAAAATTACGATTTATCCGGAATTTCATCAGCAAATAACTTACGAAGCATTGCGTGTTTGCCATGCGGTGCGCAAAGAGCCGGATATTATTACCCGCCAACGGATGATTGCTGAGATATTTACTTCCGGTATGTATAAGCGCCTGATTACCAATGTGCGCAGCGTGAAGGTGGGTTACCAGGCGTTACTGTGGTCTTTCCGCTTATGGCAATGGCGCGACAAAACGCGGTCGCACCATCGCATTACGCGTAGCGCCTTTAATTTGCGCTAGCGTTAAGTTTTGCCGATTCGGGCTGTTTGCCCCAGCCTTGCCACTGATGCTGGAAGTAAACGATCAGCGTGCTCTGGCTGATGCTTTCGCTTAATACTTCAAAGAAGCGATTAGCATAAACAGGTTCTATCGGCTTCTTCGGTT
It encodes the following:
- the kbl gene encoding glycine C-acetyltransferase translates to MRGEFYQQLTNDLETARAEGLFKEERIITSAQQADITVADGSHVINFCANNYLGLANHPDLIAAAKAGMDSHGFGMASVRFICGTQDSHKELEQKLAAFLGMEDAILYSSCFDANGGLFETLLSAEDAIISDALNHASIIDGVRLCKAKRYRYANNDMQELEARLKEAREAGARHVLIATDGVFSMDGVIANLKGVCDLADKYDALVMVDDSHAVGFVGENGRGSHEYCDVMGRVDIITGTLGKALGGASGGYTAGRKEVVEWLRQRSRPYLFSNSLAPAIVAASIKVLEMVEAGSELRDRLWANARQFREQMSAAGFTLAGADHAIIPVMLGDAVVAQKFARELQKEGIYVTGFFYPVVPKGQARIRTQMSAAHTPEQITRAVEAFTRIGKQLGVIA
- the tdh gene encoding L-threonine 3-dehydrogenase, coding for MKALSKLKAEEGIWMTDVPVPELGHNDLLIKIRKTAICGTDVHIYNWDEWSQKTIPVPMVVGHEYVGEVVGIGQEVKGFKIGDRVSGEGHITCGHCRNCRGGRTHLCRNTIGVGVNRPGCFAEYLVIPAFNAFKIPDNISDDLASIFDPFGNAVHTALSFDLVGEDVLVSGAGPIGIMAAAVAKHVGARNVVITDVNEYRLELARKMGITRAVNVAKENLNDVMTELGMTEGFDVGLEMSGAPPAFRTMLDTMNHGGRIAMLGIPPSDMSIDWTKVIFKGLFIKGIYGREMFETWYKMAALIQSGLDLSPIITHRFSIDDFQKGFDAMRSGQSGKVILSWD
- the rfaD gene encoding ADP-glyceromanno-heptose 6-epimerase yields the protein MIIVTGGAGFIGSNIVKALNDKGITDILVVDNLKDGTKFVNLVDLDIADYMDKEDFLIQIMAGEEFGDVEAIFHEGACSSTTEWDGKYMMDNNYQYSKELLHYCLEREIPFLYASSAATYGGRTSDFIESREYEKPLNVYGYSKFLFDEYVRQILPEANSQIVGFRYFNVYGPREGHKGSMASVAFHLNTQLNNGESPKLFEGSENFKRDFVYVGDVADVNLWFLENGVSGIFNLGTGRAESFQAVADATLAYHKKGQIEYIPFPDKLKGRYQAFTQADLTNLRAAGYDKPFKTVAEGVTEYMAWLNRDA
- the waaH gene encoding UDP-glucuronate:LPS(HepIII) glycosyltransferase produces the protein MMNSTNKLSVIIPLYNAGDDFRTCMESLITQTWTALEIIIINDGSTDNSVEIAKHYAENYPHVRLLHQANSGASVARNRGIEVATGKYVAFVDADDEVYPTMYETLMTMALEDDLDVAQCNADWCFRETGETWQSIPTDRLRSTGVLTGPDWLRMGLSSRRWTHVVWMGVYRRDVIVKNNIKFIAGLHHQDIVWTTEFMFNALRARYTEQSLYKYYLHNTSVSRLHRQGNKNLNYQRHYIKITRLLEKLNRNYADKITIYPEFHQQITYEALRVCHAVRKEPDIITRQRMIAEIFTSGMYKRLITNVRSVKVGYQALLWSFRLWQWRDKTRSHHRITRSAFNLR